AGTTTCTGCTCCCCAACTCCAGACCCATAAACGAGATATAAAACCACCTATAGTATCAGAAAGTCCCCACGCCGTAATCCCTATTAATAGAGCGGTAACAAAGCTAATTACCATAGGGATTGCAAAGTATTTCCAGAGGTTTAATTTATGAATTAAACTTATAGAATCTTTGTAATCGGCAAGTCCTTTAACTATAGATTTTATCATTCTTCAGAAATGTATACAAGCTGATTTTTCAAATTTACCACCTCTTCCGGCTCACAGATTTGCTGTGCTTCCTGTGCTTTCTTCTTTAATAAAAGTACAATTTCGTCTTCTTTTTTATTAATCAATTCTGCCAGCAATAAGATGCCTACATTGTTATTGTGCAAATCCATCGCGCGTTCTAGCGGTTTATTAACTGCGATATTTTCGTGCGCTGTAGTAACTTTTAGCGCCCAGTTTTTTGCAGTTACTTCATTACCGGTCTTATCATAAACAGCTTTTGCTAATAAGATTGTCCATAATGCATGTCTAAATGCATTTGCAGCATTGCTTTTATGATGTGTATTGCCGTAGTGTCTATTTGCCAGCTGTACTGCCTGTTGCGTTGCCTGCAATGTCAATTTGATATAAAAAGGCTTTGTAATAAATAATTTGACAAGCTTAAAAAGCTGATGGGCATCAAATGATTTTAAGCGCGCCCAGATTTTCATCGTTCGGCTTTATACTCTTTTACAGCTTCAATAAATGCACCTGCATTTTCTAGCGGAATATTCGGTAAAATACCGTGGCCCAGATTAACAATATATTTGTCTTTGCCAAAAGCATCAATCATTTCGGTAACCATACGTTTTATTTCGCTCGGGGGCGAAAACAGGCGTGTGGGATCAAAATTGCCTTGTAAAGTAATGTTTCCTCCGGTTAAATAACGGGCATTACGTGCGCTACACGTCCAATCTATTCCTAATGCCGAAGCGCCACTTTTAGCCATTTCGCCCAGTGCGAACCAGCAGCCTTTACCAAATGCGATTACCGGAATCTCGTCTTTCAAAGCATCTATGATTTGTTGCATATACTGCCAGCTAAATTCTTGATAATCTACAGGAGATAGCATGCCGCCCCAACTGTCAAAAACCTGAACCGCATTAACACCTGCTTTTACCTTTTCTTTTAAA
The sequence above is a segment of the Leeuwenhoekiella sp. MAR_2009_132 genome. Coding sequences within it:
- a CDS encoding DUF6973 domain-containing protein, which encodes MKIWARLKSFDAHQLFKLVKLFITKPFYIKLTLQATQQAVQLANRHYGNTHHKSNAANAFRHALWTILLAKAVYDKTGNEVTAKNWALKVTTAHENIAVNKPLERAMDLHNNNVGILLLAELINKKEDEIVLLLKKKAQEAQQICEPEEVVNLKNQLVYISEE